The stretch of DNA TTAAGTCaaatatcaaatcaaacaaatttttaaaaagacgGATCGAACCAATTTCGATCAACTAACTTGGATCCTACACACAATATTTATACTTATCTTAGTTGCTAAAATTGTTAAACATTTCCACTCGATCTCACCTTATGTTTGGTATTTTATGTGTAGATTTACCGAAGCTGCTGAACTAAGAACAATTTGTTGGCTAGAAATTAAAGGGAGCATAAACACTGAAATATTATCTCCTAAAACAATATACGGAGcatatctaaaaataaaaattgtggaCCGTGCTTACGGGTTAGACACATTACCATCAGAGGTGTCTATAGAATTTGGTAATTACAAATCACAAAGAAATGTTTATATTTGCAAAACAAATGGGAAAGTCTCTTGTAATTGCTATTCTGTGCAAAAACATTATGGCGATGATGAATGGTTGGAAATTGAGTTGGGGAGTTTCTACACCGAATCAGTTCAAGAGCTTAGATTGTGTCTCAAGGAGGTCAAAGGTGTGCACTTGAAAGGTGGGCTAATTGTTGATGGAATTGAACTAAGGCCCAAAGCTTGTGGGCTGTAATATTCttaaatttaagaaaacaaCTTTGTCCACCCTCGTATTTCTAACAAATCTT from Cicer arietinum cultivar CDC Frontier isolate Library 1 chromosome 3, Cicar.CDCFrontier_v2.0, whole genome shotgun sequence encodes:
- the LOC101491119 gene encoding F-box protein PP2-B15-like → MEYLPEDCFAHILSFTSPLDVCRTSLISSVVKSMADSDTVWAKFLPHNYQQIVSRLVGPSFPCSTEKELFFRLCKPQPIDDGNKMFSVEKTTGKICYSLSARQLSISYGNNHLYWSWKHVQGSRFTEAAELRTICWLEIKGSINTEILSPKTIYGAYLKIKIVDRAYGLDTLPSEVSIEFGNYKSQRNVYICKTNGKVSCNCYSVQKHYGDDEWLEIELGSFYTESVQELRLCLKEVKGVHLKGGLIVDGIELRPKACGL